The window CCGGCGGCGTGATGTTCATCAACCTCGCGCCGACCGGCTCGAACGCGAACCTCACGTCGTATCTCTTCGGCTCGCTGTCGACGGTGAGCGAGTCGGACGTGACGGCGATCTGTCTGCTCGCGGCCTTCGTGGTGCTGGTCACGCTCGGCCTGCGCCGCCAGCTGTTCGCGGTGAGCCAGGACGAGGAGTTCGCCCGGGTGACCGGGCTGCCGGTGCGCGCCCTGAACCTGCTGACCGCGGTCACGGCGGCGGTGACGGTGACGGTCGCGATGCGAGTGGTGGGCCTGCTGCTGGTCAGCGCGCTCATGGTCGTCCCCGTGGCTGCGGCCCAGCAGCTGAGCCGCAGCTTCGCGGCGACGTTCGCGATCGCCGTCGCCATCGGCGTCACGGTGACGATCGGCGGCACCGTGACCTCGTACTACCAGGACGTGCCGCCCGGCGCGACGATCGTGCTGCTGACCATCGGCGCGTTCATCGCGCTGACGGCGCTGGCGACCCCGCTGGCCCGCCGCAGGTCCCGCGCCCTCGCCGCGGCGCAACCCTCCGGCGACCCTGCGGAGTGTGCAATTCCGGCCAGCAGGGGGACCGACGGCAAAGTCGGCGTCTGAACGCCGACAGTGCGGGCTGGCACAATGGCCCGGCAAGGCGCAGACGTGAGGAGGCAAACCGGTGACGACGGCAGGACCGCCCGTGAAGGGCCGAGCCACCCGGCAGCGTGCAGCCGTGGCGGCGGCCCTTGACGAGGTCGACGAGTTCCGCAGTGCGCAGGATCTCCACGACATGCTCAAGCACAAGGGCGACTCGGTCGGGCTCACCACGGTCTACCGCACCCTGCAGTCCCTGGCCGACGCCGGCGAGGTCGACGTCCTGCGTACGTCCGACGGCGAGTCGGTGTACCGCCGCTGCTCGACCGGCGAACACCACCACCACCTGGTCTGCCGCGTCTGCGGCAAGGCCGTCGAGGTCGAGGGCCCCGCGGTGGAGAAGTGGGCGGACGCCATCGCGGCCGAGCACGGCTATGTGAACGTGGCGCACACGGTGGAGATCTTCGGTACGTGTGCGGAGTGCGCCACGGGTTGAGCGGGAATCGCCCCCGCCGCCCCTACCCGTCCCGTCCCCTGGGGGCTGCCGCCCCCAGACCCCCGCTTCGGCCCTGAACGGGCCTCGTCCTTACACGCGGGGCAGATGGCGGCCGAGCAGCATGCGCAGGCGGTCGATGTCGGCGGGGTCCGCGGCACCCCGCTTGGGCAGCACCTCCACCAGCAGGATGTTCGGGTCCCTGCTGAGCAGGACCAGGTGGTCACGGGTCTCCCGGTAGCCCCGGAACACGGACCAGCGCTGAGCCAGCGTGACGTGATCGGTGACGGTCGTGACCCCCGTCTCGGTGACCGTCGTGCGGTAGTCGCCCTGCCAGCTGACGGTACGCAGTCCGTGGTGGGCCTGCAGGTGCGGGATGCCCCAGATCATGACGGCGCACAGCGCGCCGAACAGCACCGAGGACGACCAGCCCGACATCGCCTGCGTGACGGCGAGCGACGCGAACAGCGCGACGAGGGCCCAGCGCAGCAGGTTCAGCCGGCGGATGCGCTCCCGTACCAGGACGGCCCTGAGGAAGTCCCCGCGCGAGGGCCGGTAGGCCAGCTCGACGGCGTCCGCGTCCTGGATGATGTCCCGCCCCTGGTGATCCATGGGCGGAACCCTAGCGGCCCGCCCACGGCACCGGACATCACTCCTGCCTGCCCTCCATGGCCAGCAGCTCCTCGTTCGGGATCGCCCCGCCGAACCGCCGGTCGCGGGAGGCGAACTCCAGGCACGCCCGCCACAGGTCACGGCGGTCGAAGTCCGGCCACAGCACGTCCTGGAAGACCATCTCGGCGTAAGCGCTCTGCCAGAGAAGGTAGTTGGAGGTTCGCTGCTCGCCGCTCGGGCGCAGGAACAGGTCCACGTCCGGCATGTCCGGGTAGTACATGTACTTGGCGAAGGTCTTCTCATTGACCTTGGACGGGTCCAGCCGCCCCGCCTTCACGTCCTCCGCGAGGGCCTGCGCGGCATCGGCGATCTCGGCCCGCCCGCCGTAGTTCATGCAGAAGTACAGCGTCAGCTTGTCGTTGCCCTTGGTCTGCTCCTGGGCGATCTGGAGCTCCTTGGCGACCGACTTCCACAGCTTGGGCATCCGGCCGACCCACCGCACCCTGATCCCCAGCTCGTCGAGCTGGTCCCGGGTCTTGCGGATGAAGTCCCGGTTGAAGTTCATCAGGAAGCGCACCTCGTCCGGCGACCGCTTCCAGTTCTCGGTGGAGAAGGCGTACAGGGAGATCGCCCCCACGCCCATCTCGACCGCGCCCTGGAGGACGTCCAGCACCCGCTCGGCGCCGACCTTGTGCCCCTCGGTGCGCGGCAGCCCGCGCTCCTTCGCCCAGCGGCCGTTCCCGTCCATGACGATCGCCACATGGTTGGGGACGAGCTCGCCGGGGAGCTTCGGCGGGCGGGCACCGGACGGGTGCGGCTGCGGCGTCTTGTACTCGCGGCGCTGGCGCCCCAGGATCCCGCGTACGACCATGTGCCTCTCGTCTCCCTTGCTTCTACTTTTCGACGTACCGAAGTGAGCGCAACCCGCGCTCCAGGTGCCAGTGCAGATAGGCGGACACCAACCCGCTGCCCTCCCGGACGTACCGCGGCTCGCAGGCGTCCGCGGTCTCCCAGTCTCCCGTAAGCAGCGCGGCGAGCAGTTCCAGGGTCTGCGGCGACGGTACGACGCTACCGGGCACCCGGCAGTCGACGCAGACCGAGCCTCCTGAGGCGACCGAGAAGAAGCGGTTCGGTCCCGGCATCCCGCACTTCGCACAGTCGCTGAAGGTGGGGGCGTAGCCGTTGACGGCGAGCGACCGCAGCAGGAAGGCGTCGAGAACAAGGTGCGGGGCGTGCTCGCCGCGGGACAGCGTCCGCAGCGCCCCGACCAGGAGCAGATACTGCTGAACGGCCGGCTCGCCCTCGTGGTCGGTGAACCGCTCGGCGGTCTCCAGCATGGCCGTCCCGGCCGTGTACCGCGCGTAGTCGGTGACGATCCCGCCGCCGTACGGCGCGATGGTCTCGCTCTGCGTACACAGCGGCAGCCCGCGCCCGATCAGCTCACTCCCCCGCGCGAAGAACTGCACGTCGACGTGGGAGAAGGGTTCGAGCCGCGCCCCGAACTTCGACTTGGTCCGCCGCACCCCCCGGGCGACGGCCCGCACCCGCCCGTGCCCCCGAGTGAGCAGCGTGATGATCCGGTCCGCCTCGCCGAGTTTCTGGGTCCGCAGGACGATGCCGTCATCCCGGAAGAGACTCATCGCGCACCCCCGTGGGCTTTCGGCCGGGGGTCCGGGGGTTGTCCCCCGGGGCAGCACAGCATGATCCGGTCCGCCTCACCCAGCTTCTGGGTGCGCAGCACGATGCCGTCGTCGCGGAACAGGCTCATGGGG of the Streptomyces sp. T12 genome contains:
- a CDS encoding metal ABC transporter permease, producing MEILNYAFMQRALLAAVLVGITAPAIGIYLVQRRQALMGDGIGHVAMTGVGLGFLLSWSPVWMATLVSILGAVLMELIRWYGRTRGDIALAMLFYGGMAGGVMFINLAPTGSNANLTSYLFGSLSTVSESDVTAICLLAAFVVLVTLGLRRQLFAVSQDEEFARVTGLPVRALNLLTAVTAAVTVTVAMRVVGLLLVSALMVVPVAAAQQLSRSFAATFAIAVAIGVTVTIGGTVTSYYQDVPPGATIVLLTIGAFIALTALATPLARRRSRALAAAQPSGDPAECAIPASRGTDGKVGV
- a CDS encoding Fur family transcriptional regulator — encoded protein: MTTAGPPVKGRATRQRAAVAAALDEVDEFRSAQDLHDMLKHKGDSVGLTTVYRTLQSLADAGEVDVLRTSDGESVYRRCSTGEHHHHLVCRVCGKAVEVEGPAVEKWADAIAAEHGYVNVAHTVEIFGTCAECATG
- a CDS encoding YcxB family protein, with the protein product MDHQGRDIIQDADAVELAYRPSRGDFLRAVLVRERIRRLNLLRWALVALFASLAVTQAMSGWSSSVLFGALCAVMIWGIPHLQAHHGLRTVSWQGDYRTTVTETGVTTVTDHVTLAQRWSVFRGYRETRDHLVLLSRDPNILLVEVLPKRGAADPADIDRLRMLLGRHLPRV
- a CDS encoding isoprenyl transferase — protein: MVVRGILGRQRREYKTPQPHPSGARPPKLPGELVPNHVAIVMDGNGRWAKERGLPRTEGHKVGAERVLDVLQGAVEMGVGAISLYAFSTENWKRSPDEVRFLMNFNRDFIRKTRDQLDELGIRVRWVGRMPKLWKSVAKELQIAQEQTKGNDKLTLYFCMNYGGRAEIADAAQALAEDVKAGRLDPSKVNEKTFAKYMYYPDMPDVDLFLRPSGEQRTSNYLLWQSAYAEMVFQDVLWPDFDRRDLWRACLEFASRDRRFGGAIPNEELLAMEGRQE
- the recO gene encoding DNA repair protein RecO, which translates into the protein MSLFRDDGIVLRTQKLGEADRIITLLTRGHGRVRAVARGVRRTKSKFGARLEPFSHVDVQFFARGSELIGRGLPLCTQSETIAPYGGGIVTDYARYTAGTAMLETAERFTDHEGEPAVQQYLLLVGALRTLSRGEHAPHLVLDAFLLRSLAVNGYAPTFSDCAKCGMPGPNRFFSVASGGSVCVDCRVPGSVVPSPQTLELLAALLTGDWETADACEPRYVREGSGLVSAYLHWHLERGLRSLRYVEK
- a CDS encoding recombination protein O N-terminal domain-containing protein encodes the protein MSLFRDDGIVLRTQKLGEADRIMLCCPGGQPPDPRPKAHGGAR